One segment of Clostridium ljungdahlii DSM 13528 DNA contains the following:
- a CDS encoding response regulator transcription factor — MNISKILVIEDDEEINNLIYNTLKNENYNIVQAFDGKDALEKYDNTFQLIILDLMLPYIDGIEVLRKIRENSTVPVIILSAKNEETDRVIGLSMGADDYMIKPFSTRELAARVKAQLRRYIYYNNVHDKNPTLTYKSLKLDTSNHKFFKEDKELNLTPKEFELLKFFLKNPDRVFTKAQIFNGVWENDYLHDDNTVMVHIKRLRNKIEDNPNNPKYIVTVWGIGYKLGE, encoded by the coding sequence ATGAATATATCTAAAATACTTGTTATAGAGGATGATGAAGAAATAAACAACTTAATCTATAATACTTTAAAAAATGAAAATTATAATATAGTACAAGCTTTTGACGGAAAAGATGCACTTGAGAAATACGACAATACTTTTCAATTGATTATTCTAGATTTAATGCTTCCTTATATAGATGGTATAGAAGTTTTGAGAAAAATACGAGAAAATAGTACTGTACCCGTTATTATTCTTTCCGCTAAAAATGAAGAAACCGATAGAGTTATAGGGCTCAGCATGGGTGCTGATGATTATATGATAAAACCATTTTCCACAAGAGAACTTGCAGCTAGAGTCAAAGCTCAGCTTAGAAGATATATATACTACAATAATGTTCATGATAAAAATCCAACTTTAACATATAAATCTTTAAAATTAGATACTTCGAATCATAAGTTCTTTAAAGAAGACAAAGAACTAAACTTGACTCCAAAGGAATTTGAGCTTCTAAAGTTTTTTCTTAAAAATCCTGATAGAGTTTTTACAAAAGCACAAATATTTAATGGAGTTTGGGAAAATGACTATTTGCACGATGATAATACTGTAATGGTACATATTAAGAGGCTTAGGAACAAAATTGAAGATAATCCAAACAACCCTAAATACATAGTTACTGTATGGGGAATAGGATATAAACTTGGTGAATAA
- a CDS encoding sensor histidine kinase codes for MSILNCVLIFIIIFLILILMSFYKKANYISIVIDQILNGNLNQRIRTQTHVRTLSKLIININRLINRLQKVQDKSNTSEESRKRMISNISHDLRTPLTSILGYIELLLNDTTLTLAEKERYMKIAYSKGIYLYNLIEEFFEISKMDSNDFKLDVKEINICEIVRQNILLFFSEFKKINIEPELKFEKDDVYAVADEKSLNRILANLINNALKYGSHATKIGIDLSCDNDNVFISVWDNGPGIPKEDLPYVFDRLYTVEKSRKLNLKSSGLGLTIVKKLVESLGGNIFVSSTPFERTEFKFTLKQNLRKL; via the coding sequence ATGAGTATATTAAATTGCGTTTTAATATTCATAATAATTTTTCTAATACTTATACTAATGAGCTTTTATAAAAAAGCAAATTATATTTCAATAGTCATTGATCAAATATTAAATGGAAATTTGAATCAAAGGATAAGAACACAAACTCATGTAAGAACTTTAAGTAAACTGATTATAAATATAAATAGGTTGATAAACAGGCTTCAAAAAGTACAGGACAAAAGTAATACAAGTGAAGAATCTCGTAAAAGGATGATATCAAATATATCACATGATTTAAGAACACCACTCACATCAATCCTTGGGTATATAGAACTACTGTTAAATGATACCACCTTAACACTAGCTGAAAAAGAACGTTATATGAAAATAGCTTACAGTAAGGGAATTTACCTCTACAATTTGATAGAAGAATTTTTTGAAATTTCAAAGATGGACTCAAATGACTTCAAACTTGATGTAAAAGAAATAAATATATGTGAAATTGTAAGACAAAACATATTACTTTTCTTTAGTGAATTTAAAAAGATAAATATTGAACCTGAATTAAAGTTTGAAAAAGATGATGTTTATGCTGTGGCAGATGAAAAATCACTAAACAGAATTTTAGCAAATCTCATAAATAATGCATTAAAGTACGGCTCACATGCCACTAAAATAGGTATTGATTTAAGCTGTGACAATGATAATGTTTTTATTTCCGTATGGGACAATGGACCTGGAATACCTAAAGAAGATTTGCCTTATGTATTTGATAGATTGTATACCGTAGAAAAATCCAGAAAGTTAAATTTAAAAAGCAGTGGATTGGGACTTACAATAGTAAAAAAGTTGGTTGAATCATTAGGTGGAAACATTTTTGTATCCAGCACTCCTTTTGAAAGAACAGAATTTAAATTTACGCTGAAGCAGAATTTAAGAAAATTGTAA
- a CDS encoding ABC transporter permease — protein MLNMICSEFFKLKKTCIAPLVLIGGTIMTILMFAARHITEVNMSFEKYAYNIEQTNFIMLFIVLFSIISAYVFSREFTDKTANVLYAYPASKSKIFMSKLVVIYILIFLTYVIEIISIPLSYYFLNGNLPEINVITKDLKANILSMLFQFLLVPIPVLIANLSRNIIMPMTYGILGFILSCLLRTQSFSYCAKYIPLLSPWLSVDYFYSNAHVDLDYRVDLNYIIISSVLCFIFFISISIYEFNKKDIN, from the coding sequence ATGTTAAATATGATATGCTCAGAATTTTTTAAATTGAAAAAGACTTGCATTGCACCTCTTGTTTTGATTGGCGGAACAATTATGACAATACTTATGTTTGCTGCAAGACATATAACTGAAGTTAACATGTCTTTTGAAAAATATGCTTACAATATAGAACAGACAAATTTTATAATGTTGTTTATAGTTTTATTTTCAATAATATCGGCATATGTATTTTCAAGGGAATTTACAGATAAGACAGCTAATGTATTATACGCTTATCCAGCAAGCAAATCAAAAATTTTCATGTCAAAATTGGTTGTAATATATATATTGATTTTTTTAACATATGTTATCGAAATCATATCAATACCATTAAGCTATTACTTTTTAAATGGAAATTTACCCGAGATAAATGTTATAACAAAGGATTTAAAAGCAAATATATTATCTATGTTATTTCAATTTTTATTAGTTCCAATTCCTGTATTAATTGCAAACTTGAGCAGGAATATTATAATGCCAATGACTTATGGTATATTAGGGTTTATTTTGTCATGTCTACTTAGAACTCAGTCTTTTTCATATTGTGCAAAATATATTCCGCTACTATCACCATGGCTTTCAGTAGATTATTTTTATTCAAATGCACATGTTGATTTGGATTATCGTGTTGATTTGAATTATATTATAATTTCAAGTGTTTTGTGTTTTATATTTTTTATAAGTATTTCTATATACGAATTTAACAAAAAGGATATAAATTAA
- a CDS encoding S41 family peptidase, with amino-acid sequence MNKFVKLVFGFILFSFAIAAAGCESEYLGGDRNTKWKKDLSYMQKALPKKHVNLFFKINEEKFNDEINTLKNSVDNLNDDEIAAGIYKITASIGDSHTSAYKETLNAYPMEFYYFKEGVYVVNTTSEYKKALYAKLIKINGKDIKNIQEAILPLIVNDNEGMVKKSVPKYLSNPEIVHGIKVVSDTNKAVFTFQDSNGKIFNLNVSSMDKHKISEKFIVNETYNSSYPLYMQKKNLNYWYKYLSDEKTVYFKYNKCQSDEDSGKSIEDFIAQMLSFMNTHTVDKFVIDMRDNSGGSDKYIKPIIDWLKNKKLNNKNHLFVIVGRNTFSSAIVDTSLLKKDTNATFVGETTSGKPNHYGAVKEFELPNSKMEISYSTQFNKSSNNNSSTFAPDKIIELSIKDYMNKTDPVLNYILKF; translated from the coding sequence ATGAATAAATTTGTAAAATTAGTTTTTGGTTTTATACTATTTTCTTTTGCTATAGCTGCTGCAGGATGTGAATCTGAGTATCTAGGTGGAGATAGAAATACAAAGTGGAAAAAAGACTTAAGTTATATGCAAAAAGCTCTTCCTAAAAAACATGTAAATTTATTTTTTAAAATAAATGAAGAAAAGTTTAATGATGAAATAAATACACTAAAAAATTCAGTAGATAATTTAAATGACGATGAAATAGCTGCTGGTATCTATAAAATAACTGCATCCATAGGAGATTCACATACATCTGCATATAAGGAAACCTTAAATGCATATCCAATGGAATTTTACTATTTTAAAGAAGGTGTATATGTTGTAAATACTACAAGTGAGTACAAAAAAGCTCTTTATGCCAAACTCATAAAGATAAATGGTAAAGACATAAAAAATATCCAAGAAGCGATTTTACCTTTAATAGTAAATGACAACGAAGGAATGGTTAAAAAGAGTGTGCCCAAGTATTTGTCAAATCCTGAAATTGTCCATGGCATAAAAGTTGTATCTGATACAAATAAAGCAGTCTTTACTTTTCAAGACAGTAATGGAAAAATTTTTAATTTAAATGTAAGTTCTATGGATAAACACAAAATTAGTGAAAAGTTTATCGTAAATGAAACATACAATAGTTCATATCCACTTTATATGCAAAAGAAAAATTTAAATTACTGGTATAAATATTTAAGTGATGAGAAGACAGTTTATTTTAAATATAATAAGTGCCAAAGTGACGAGGACTCAGGTAAATCCATAGAAGATTTTATAGCTCAAATGTTAAGCTTTATGAATACACATACTGTAGATAAATTTGTAATTGATATGAGAGATAATTCCGGTGGAAGTGATAAATATATAAAACCAATTATAGACTGGCTTAAAAATAAAAAGTTAAATAATAAAAATCACCTATTTGTGATAGTTGGAAGGAATACCTTTTCATCCGCAATAGTTGATACTAGCCTATTAAAAAAGGATACTAACGCAACTTTTGTAGGGGAAACTACTAGTGGTAAACCAAATCACTATGGTGCTGTAAAGGAATTTGAACTTCCAAATTCAAAGATGGAAATAAGTTATTCCACACAGTTTAATAAAAGTTCCAATAACAACAGCAGCACTTTTGCACCTGATAAGATAATTGAATTGTCTATAAAAGATTACATGAATAAAACTGATCCTGTTTTAAATTACATCTTAAAATTTTAA
- a CDS encoding DUF4132 domain-containing protein — MNIKEHLLNKIEDVLEELNVSQDALGSLEDYLEDEVQEDEFLNMLPEVDFNSISKDILSKAAKAYTSIRRYKSNEYIRKYINILFKMGKASVTYVILKSSYWISEYTVNELIKAGVEKYIVLIVYVNRLAYDYSRLDNKNFKTIYDMCRESPEDVIKACEYLDVNQKMVVCSIYCKYKGIEKNDKYYEFLKDIEDDFTNSIDNLYDNKMPDDLVKKIQMFIEKNDYALLENIIDEVKGYKYSDYLFKFLVGFSALNADKSATLKKMFQFFVRVNFRDALNSAYSILPVTSCYSDTVNNMDMLFEIPSKYHVAWYAEKFAGNETASEILKKKLKENKKSFEEAISLSEGASKNYLMSFMLDGDEKSNYIKTLEENCINVFSKVLREDKVNEGDISVVESFLRDDVSFENVKNTLYSIEPQNTSYWRMNNELIEVLNILCKNLGGGINLYERVVSVMAAVGYKNYIVKLSSDYKRNTGTEYSSEKFHKIFDILRKYSVPILAKMKLIDNIINDYDYMGRKAAALHTVLKDIVVKDKDEVVKNIDNISADGRCVFLEYIFKVKKEENIKVVLDKFGDGSKKVKEKIVELFTNSSSNLKYMEGVLDKLKAKKQGEREVAIRILSKWLNEEGIEEERSKLIKECLNYTLEAEKSQKIRALLMEVLGIEQKGMDKEKLKGEEFIKDLLKGNKKNSLSWLEFDSLPKVKLEESNNYCEEDYLKAVLLCYSASNTIGKSVDGDRLVQKLNRDSLKLFANEVFDRWFEKGAEAKKRWVPGFSSIYGGEEIVMKLQKCINDWAKNSRGAIASQAVKALALNGGSSALLIVDGISRKFKFKQVKKAAAEALDFAAEQMGVDREELSDKVVPNLGFNASGERIFDYGSRKFIVRLAADLSVEVYDQNEKKLKNLPSPGKKDDESKAKEARSEFRAFKKQLKNTISVQTTRMDLALSNERKWTKEAWIKLFVENPIMHKFSIGLIWGIYENSKLVDTFRYMEDGTFNTKDEDEFEVPEKSSIGLVHPLELSREDLNLWKEQLEDYEIVQPIKQLDREVFTMTEEEKKMKYVDRFGGKIVNGLSLVGKIMNYGWYRGSIQDAGGYYEFYKEDNSLGIGVELKFEGLSVGYENEDTTIYILRFYNAGTVKRGSYIYDEIKEQHLLSLSQVPEKYFSEILYQVSSALSSSSTVNENWRNGSGIKF; from the coding sequence GTGAATATAAAGGAACATTTACTTAATAAAATTGAGGATGTACTTGAGGAACTAAATGTATCACAGGATGCATTGGGGTCTCTAGAAGATTATTTAGAAGATGAAGTTCAAGAAGATGAATTTTTAAATATGCTTCCTGAGGTTGATTTTAACTCGATTTCAAAGGATATATTGAGTAAGGCTGCAAAAGCATATACTTCTATAAGAAGATACAAGTCAAATGAATATATAAGAAAATACATAAATATCTTGTTTAAAATGGGAAAAGCAAGCGTGACCTATGTAATACTTAAATCTAGTTACTGGATTTCTGAATATACGGTTAATGAACTTATAAAAGCTGGAGTTGAAAAATATATAGTTCTTATAGTTTATGTAAACCGTTTGGCATATGACTATAGCAGATTAGACAATAAAAATTTTAAAACAATATATGATATGTGCAGGGAAAGTCCGGAGGATGTAATAAAGGCTTGTGAGTACTTGGATGTAAATCAAAAGATGGTAGTCTGTTCAATATATTGTAAATATAAAGGTATAGAAAAAAATGACAAGTATTATGAATTTTTAAAGGACATAGAAGATGATTTTACAAATTCTATAGACAACCTTTATGATAATAAAATGCCTGATGATTTGGTAAAAAAAATTCAAATGTTCATTGAAAAAAATGACTACGCACTTCTTGAAAATATTATTGATGAAGTTAAAGGATATAAATATAGTGATTACCTATTTAAATTTTTAGTTGGATTTTCAGCATTAAATGCAGATAAATCTGCAACTTTAAAGAAGATGTTTCAGTTTTTTGTAAGAGTAAATTTTAGAGATGCTTTAAATTCAGCATATAGTATTTTACCTGTTACAAGTTGTTATTCTGACACTGTAAATAATATGGATATGTTATTTGAAATACCTTCAAAATACCATGTTGCCTGGTATGCAGAAAAGTTTGCAGGTAATGAAACGGCATCAGAAATACTCAAGAAAAAATTAAAAGAGAACAAGAAGTCCTTTGAAGAAGCAATAAGCTTATCAGAAGGCGCCAGTAAAAATTATTTAATGTCATTTATGCTTGATGGTGATGAAAAATCAAATTATATAAAAACTCTTGAGGAAAATTGTATAAATGTGTTTTCAAAAGTTCTTAGGGAAGATAAAGTAAATGAAGGGGATATAAGTGTAGTAGAATCATTTTTACGAGATGATGTTTCCTTTGAAAATGTGAAAAACACACTATATTCAATAGAACCACAAAATACAAGTTATTGGAGAATGAATAATGAATTAATAGAAGTACTGAATATTTTATGCAAAAATTTAGGCGGAGGTATTAATTTATATGAAAGAGTAGTTTCAGTAATGGCAGCAGTTGGTTATAAGAATTATATTGTAAAACTTTCATCAGATTATAAGAGAAACACTGGAACAGAGTACAGCAGTGAAAAGTTTCATAAAATATTTGATATACTTAGAAAGTACAGTGTACCTATCCTGGCAAAGATGAAACTTATAGATAATATTATAAATGATTATGATTATATGGGTAGGAAAGCAGCAGCACTTCATACTGTTTTAAAAGATATTGTGGTAAAAGATAAAGATGAAGTTGTTAAAAATATAGATAATATTTCAGCAGATGGAAGATGTGTATTTTTAGAGTATATATTTAAAGTGAAAAAGGAAGAAAATATAAAAGTAGTTTTAGATAAGTTTGGAGATGGCTCAAAAAAGGTTAAGGAAAAGATAGTAGAGTTGTTTACAAATAGTTCAAGCAATCTTAAATATATGGAAGGTGTGCTTGATAAGCTTAAGGCCAAGAAACAGGGAGAAAGAGAAGTTGCTATAAGAATTTTATCAAAATGGTTAAATGAGGAAGGCATTGAAGAAGAAAGAAGTAAGCTCATTAAAGAATGTTTAAATTATACTCTGGAGGCTGAAAAGAGTCAGAAAATAAGAGCCTTACTTATGGAGGTTTTGGGAATTGAACAAAAAGGCATGGACAAAGAAAAATTAAAAGGTGAGGAATTTATAAAAGATTTACTTAAAGGCAATAAAAAGAATTCACTTTCATGGCTTGAATTTGATTCATTACCTAAAGTTAAATTAGAAGAGAGTAATAATTACTGTGAAGAGGACTATTTAAAGGCCGTTTTACTTTGCTATTCAGCATCAAATACTATAGGCAAGAGTGTCGATGGAGACAGGCTTGTTCAAAAGTTAAATAGAGATAGCTTGAAATTATTTGCAAATGAAGTTTTTGATAGGTGGTTTGAAAAAGGTGCAGAAGCTAAAAAGAGATGGGTGCCTGGATTTTCATCAATTTATGGCGGAGAAGAAATTGTAATGAAGCTGCAAAAGTGTATCAATGATTGGGCAAAGAATTCAAGAGGTGCCATAGCAAGTCAGGCAGTTAAGGCTCTAGCTTTAAATGGGGGTTCTTCTGCACTTTTAATAGTTGATGGTATCTCAAGAAAATTCAAGTTCAAGCAGGTTAAAAAAGCAGCAGCAGAAGCACTTGATTTTGCTGCAGAGCAAATGGGAGTAGATAGAGAAGAACTTTCTGATAAAGTTGTTCCGAACTTAGGATTTAATGCAAGTGGAGAGAGAATATTTGACTATGGAAGTAGAAAGTTTATTGTAAGACTTGCTGCGGATTTAAGTGTAGAAGTATATGATCAAAATGAAAAGAAACTTAAAAACTTGCCTTCACCAGGCAAAAAAGATGATGAATCAAAAGCAAAGGAAGCACGTAGTGAATTTAGAGCATTTAAAAAGCAATTGAAAAATACAATTTCAGTTCAAACTACTAGAATGGATTTGGCACTCTCAAATGAAAGAAAGTGGACAAAAGAAGCATGGATAAAACTATTTGTTGAAAACCCTATTATGCATAAATTTTCAATAGGACTTATATGGGGAATCTATGAAAATTCAAAATTAGTAGATACATTTAGATATATGGAAGATGGAACTTTTAATACTAAAGATGAAGATGAATTTGAAGTACCTGAAAAATCAAGCATAGGACTTGTGCATCCTCTTGAACTTTCTAGAGAGGATTTAAATCTTTGGAAGGAACAGCTTGAAGACTATGAAATTGTACAGCCTATTAAACAATTGGATAGAGAAGTATTTACTATGACTGAAGAAGAAAAGAAAATGAAATATGTAGATAGATTTGGAGGGAAAATCGTAAATGGTCTATCGCTTGTAGGTAAGATAATGAACTATGGCTGGTATAGAGGTTCTATTCAGGATGCAGGAGGATACTATGAATTTTACAAGGAAGATAACAGCTTGGGCATAGGAGTTGAATTGAAGTTTGAAGGATTGTCTGTTGGCTATGAAAATGAAGATACGACAATTTATATATTGAGATTTTATAATGCAGGTACAGTAAAAAGAGGAAGTTACATATATGATGAGATAAAGGAACAGCATTTACTTTCCTTAAGCCAAGTTCCAGAAAAATATTTTAGTGAAATACTATATCAAGTTAGCAGTGCACTATCATCAAGCAGTACAGTAAATGAAAATTGGAGAAATGGTTCTGGAATTAAGTTTTAA
- a CDS encoding ABC transporter ATP-binding protein, with product MDDILKTYNLTKEFKHFCAVKNLNIHIKKGDIYGFLGQNGAGKTTTIRMIMGLIKPTSGEIELFSEKTSNRKVLERIGSMIEYPGFYPNLTAGENLEIHRRMMGVQGKNCIDETLKVVGISDVKNKKVKEFSLGMKQRLGIARALLHHPEFLILDEPTNGLDPIGIKEIRELIIDLCKKQGITFLISSHILSEVQQMANKIGIIHKGELLEEISYDELQRRNRHYINIKVNNDKKASFILEEKLGIKDYVIWGKNNFRVYEKLQEISNINKALVSNDLLVDEICLKVDSLEDYFIKLTGGN from the coding sequence ATGGACGACATTCTTAAAACTTACAATTTAACAAAAGAATTTAAACACTTTTGTGCAGTTAAAAATTTGAATATACACATAAAAAAAGGTGATATATATGGATTTCTTGGACAAAATGGTGCTGGAAAAACTACAACCATAAGAATGATTATGGGACTTATAAAACCGACTTCTGGAGAAATCGAACTTTTTTCTGAGAAAACTTCAAATAGAAAAGTGCTGGAGAGAATAGGTTCAATGATAGAATATCCAGGATTTTATCCAAATCTTACAGCAGGTGAAAACTTGGAAATACACAGGCGGATGATGGGAGTCCAGGGCAAGAATTGCATAGATGAAACCTTAAAAGTAGTAGGTATAAGTGATGTTAAAAATAAAAAAGTAAAAGAATTTTCACTTGGTATGAAACAAAGGCTTGGAATTGCAAGGGCACTTTTACATCATCCTGAATTTTTAATATTGGACGAACCAACTAATGGGCTTGATCCTATAGGAATTAAAGAAATAAGAGAACTTATTATAGACTTATGTAAAAAACAAGGTATTACGTTTTTAATATCAAGTCATATATTAAGCGAAGTTCAACAGATGGCAAATAAGATAGGCATAATTCATAAAGGAGAGCTCCTAGAAGAAATATCCTATGACGAACTTCAAAGAAGAAACAGACATTATATAAATATCAAAGTGAATAATGATAAAAAAGCTTCTTTCATCCTTGAAGAAAAACTTGGAATAAAAGATTATGTCATATGGGGAAAAAATAATTTTAGGGTTTATGAAAAGCTTCAGGAAATTTCAAATATAAATAAAGCTTTAGTTTCAAATGATTTACTTGTAGATGAAATATGTTTAAAAGTGGACAGCCTGGAAGATTATTTTATAAAGCTTACAGGAGGCAATTAA
- a CDS encoding ABC transporter permease has translation MFNIVYSEFLKLKKSYLVIITLIAAIFVPILECIQALSNNYRGSSETLRNTLFMNYRVNIEVICFQFLYIVFFSLIASYVFSREFTDKTANTLFIYPSSRIKIFIGKLITVYIIIAFAYFIQSISTYLTLYISWGNLLPSYLIVKDIEVNLYSMLFQFLLIPIPILIGNLTKNIIFPVIYGILGAVSSAFMMLMGIYMQVDPLMLPALPIYYFYKGDPIDYVLVISSAVLTFGVSIFLCLYHYINGDIN, from the coding sequence ATGTTTAATATAGTATACTCTGAATTTTTAAAGCTTAAAAAGTCATATCTAGTAATTATAACTTTAATTGCTGCTATTTTTGTTCCAATACTTGAATGTATACAAGCACTTTCAAACAACTATAGAGGTAGTTCAGAAACACTAAGAAATACTTTATTTATGAATTATAGGGTAAACATAGAAGTGATTTGTTTTCAGTTTTTATATATAGTTTTTTTCTCATTAATAGCAAGTTATGTTTTCTCAAGAGAATTTACAGATAAAACTGCAAATACTTTATTTATTTATCCATCTTCTAGAATAAAAATTTTCATTGGAAAATTAATTACAGTGTATATAATAATTGCATTTGCATATTTCATTCAATCTATATCCACATATTTGACACTTTATATATCATGGGGAAATTTACTTCCATCTTATCTTATTGTTAAAGATATAGAAGTCAACTTATATTCCATGCTATTTCAGTTTTTGCTAATACCGATTCCAATATTAATTGGGAACTTAACAAAGAACATTATCTTTCCTGTAATATATGGCATACTTGGAGCTGTATCTTCTGCATTTATGATGCTTATGGGCATATATATGCAGGTGGACCCACTCATGCTTCCCGCATTACCCATATACTACTTTTATAAAGGTGATCCAATTGATTATGTACTTGTAATTTCAAGTGCAGTTTTAACTTTTGGTGTATCTATATTTCTATGTTTATATCACTATATTAATGGAGATATAAACTAA